A window of Streptomyces profundus genomic DNA:
CGTCGAGCCAGTCACCGGCGCCGTTCATCACCTCAAGGCCGCCGGTGGTGGGACGCAGCAGGGTGAGGCATTCGTAGTCGGTGTGCGCGCCGATGCCGGGGCGGTCCTGGGCGGCGGCGTCGAACGGGTAGTGGATCAGCCGCAGTTGGGCCGGCGGGGCGCTGACATGGCGGTCGAAGCGGTCCGCTGGTTCGCCGAGCGCCTCGGCGAAGGCGCGGAGCAGCACGCGGGCGAGGTCGAAGACCGCCAGATAGTAGGCCAGCACCGGTTCGCGGAAGTCGGCCAGATCGGGCCACTGGTTGGGGCCCAGCAGCGGATTGCCCGCGAGATAGCGGGGGTCGTCCGCCGGAAGGTCGAGGGAGAGGTCGAACGCCTCCTTGTGGTCGGGCGTCGCGCCCGCGAACACCTCCTCGCCGATGGGCACATAGCCCCGGTGGTTGCTGGAGCGGCCGATATAGGAGCGCATCTTCGCCTCGGTCGGCAGGTCGAAGAACCGCCTGGTGGCGGCAAGGAGTTGGTCGAAGAGGGCCGGGTCCACGCCATGGCCGACCAGTTGGGCGAAGCCGACGCGGCGGCCGGCGTCCCCGAGCCGGGCGATCGTGGCCGCGCGGTCCTGGTGGCCGGCGGTCAGCAGCGGCGCGATGTCGAGCACCGGGACATCGGTGAAGTCCGTTGTTTCCATGGGGGGTTCCTCTCTCCGGGCGTCAGGCCACGGCGAGCGTCCAGACCGTTCGGGTGGGGTGTCCCTCGGGGGTGTGGTCGGCGACGGTCAGCCGTCCCGGCTCGCCACCGGGGACGGGGGCGAGGTCGGTTCCGACCCGCCAGGGCAGGGTGGAGCGGACGATGCGCCAGACCTCGCCGCGACCGTCGTCCGGGCCCACGATGCGGCCCATGGACAGTTCGAAATCGACCAGTTGGCGGGCACGGTGAATGTCCGGTGCGGCCTCGCGCAGCTGGTCGAGCAGCGAGGTGTCGTCCCGTAGCGTGCCTGGCGCGCGGTCCCGGACATAGCCGAAGTGGTCGCCGAGCCGGAGCAGCAGACCCTGCCGTCCGTCGGGGCCGCGCAGCGGCGTCTCCCGGACGGTGGGCGACATGGGCGGCGGCGCCGCGACCCAGCGCTCGGTGTAGGGCCGGTGCACGCCGGTCTCGATCAGCGCGCCGTCGGGGCCGCGGTGGAGCCGGCCGGCGTCGGGGGTGGGCCCGGCGGGGTGCAGGGAGAGCGGCCTGGTCCACTCCACCCGGTCGCCCTGGTCCAGCAGCCGGCCGGCGAACGCCTCCTGGCCGGCCAGGGCCAGCACCTCGTCGACGTCCAGGCCGGCCAACGAGGCGGCGGTGGAGCGCTGTTCGGCCGGCGGCTGCCGTAGGTCGCAGTAGTGGACGTCTAGGTGCAGCCAGTGAACCTCGGTGCGGGTGTCCGGCGGCAGGTCGGGCAGCCTGATCCAGTCGCGTCGCCACAGCCGGCGGCGGGGCAGGGCGTGGGCCCCCACCGCCTCGGGCGCCTTCATCGTCCCGCTCCGGCCGGTTCCCCATCGGGGGCGATGACCACCAGCGGGTCCCCCGCCGCGACCTGGGCGCCGGCGCCGACCACCACCTCGTGGACCACGCCGGCGCTGGGCGCGGTGACCAGGGTCTCCATCTTCATGGCCTCAAGCGCGAGCAACGGCTGGCCGGCCTTAACGTGTTCGCCCCTGGCCACGTCGACCCGCCAGACGTTGGAGACGAACGGGGCGTCCACCCGCGCGCCGCCCTCGGGAAGGACCAGCTCGGTGGCCGGTGGGGGAGCGGCGGCCGACTCGGCACGGCTGGCGCGGTCGAACTCGCCCGCCGCCTCCCACTGGGCGCGCTCCCGGGCGAAGGCGGCCGTCTGGCGAGCCCGGAAGGCGGCGATGGACGTGGCGTTCTCGGCCAGGAACTGTTCATGGGCGGCGAGCGAGAAGGTGCCGTCCTCGATCTCCGGCCGGGCGCGGCCGGCCGCCATGTCGGCGCGCAGTTCCAGGAGTTCGTCGGCGCTGACCGGGTACCAGGAGATGCGGTCGAAGAACCGCAGCAGCCAGGGGCGGTCGGGGGCGAACGGCGGGGTGCGGCGGAAGCGGCTCCACACCTGGGTGGTGCGGCCGACGAACTGGTATCCGCCGGGCCCCTCCATGCCGTAGACACAGAGATAGGCCCCGCCGATGCCGACCGAGTTCTCCGCCGTCCAGGTGCGGGCCGGGTTGTACTTGGTGGTGACCAGCCGGTGACGCGGGTCCAGTGGGGTGGCCACCGGCGCGCCCAGATACACGTCGCCCAGGCCCAGTACGAGGTACTCCGCGCCAAAGACGGTCTCCAGCACGTCGTCCACGCTCGCCAGCCCGTTGACCCGTCGGATGAACTCGATGTTCCACGGGCACCAGGGCGCGTCGTCGCGGACGCCCGTCATATAGCGTTCGACGGCTTCCCTGGTCGCCGGATCGTCCCAGCTCAGCGGCAGTCGGACGCGGCGGCTCGGCACCACCAGGCGCGAGGTCGCGGGCAGCGCGCCCTCGATCTCGACGAGCGCGCCGAGCAGCTTCCCGAGCGGCAGCACATCGGGGTCGGTGTGCACCTGGAGGGAGCGGATGCCGGGGGTCAGATCGACGATGCCCGCCAGCTCGCCGCGCTCCCGCAGCTGGTCGAGCCGGGTGTGCAGGGCGTGCACGCGGGCGCGCAGCGCCAGGTCGAGCACCATCTCGCCGTACTCGACCAGGAGATGGTCGTCGCCGCCACGCCGGTAGGTGACCGCCGGCGCGCCGTCGCCGCCGGGCCGGCGGGCCAGCACCCCGTCGTCCCCGTCCCCGCCGTCGGGCGGGACGGCGCGGCGGGCGGCGCCGCGCGCGGGGGAGAGGTCGCCGCGCGAGGGCGCGGTGTCCGCGCGCACCGGCACGAAGCGCACGGTGTCGCCCGGCCGCAGCTGCCCCAACTTCCAGCGCTCGGCGCCGATCACCGTCACCGGGCAGACGAATCCGCCGAGGCTGGGCCCGTCGGGGCCGAGCAGGATCGGCGTGTCCCCGGTGAAGTCCAGGGCGCCGACGGCATAGGCGGTGTCGTGGATGTTGGACGGGTGGAGCCCGGCCTCGCCGCCGTCGGCGCGGGCCCAGGCCGGTTGGGGGCCGTCAAGACGCACCCCGGTTCTGGCCGAGTTGAAGTGCACGGTGTAGGCACTGCGGTAGAGCGTGCCGATGTCCTCGTGGGTGAAGAACTCCGGTGCCCCGTGCGGGCCCTCGGTGACCGCCAGCTCCCAGGCGTCGGTCAGCGCCGGGCGCCGGTCGGCCGGCACCTGGCCGACCGGCGCGCCGGCCGCCGTCCCGGTGCGCAGCACATCGCCGACGCGCAGCGCCCGCCCGCCGTGGCCGCCGAAGCCCCCGAGGGTGAACGTCGATGCGCTGCCCAGATAGAGCGGAACGTCGAGGCCGCCGGCGAACAGCAGATAGGTGCGCAGCCCAGGACCGGGCGCGGCGCCGATGTCCAGTGCGCCGCCGGCCGGCACGGTGAACGGCTCCCAGAGCGGCATCTCGGCACCGTCCACGGTCACCGGGCACGGTGCGCCGGTCACACAGACGGTCGTGGCATGGCTGAAGCTCAGCGCGGGCCCCTGTGCTGTGCACTCCAGGCCAGGGGCTCCTTCCGGGTTGCCCAGGGCCGCGTTGCCCAGCCGGAAGGACAGTTCGTCCATCGGGCCGCTCGGCGGAACCCCCACCTGCCACAGGCCGATCCGGCCGGGCGCGTCCTGCACGGTGCTCAACAGTCCCGGCCTGGTCACGGTGATCCGGGGCGTGGGATCGGCGACGGTGTCCAGGGTGGCCGTGTGGTGGGTCGCCGCCCGTACCTCGGGATGTTCGGTCAGCGCGGCCAACAGGCCCAGATTCACCTCGATGCCGTGCATGGTGGTGGCGCGCAGTGCCTTCCCGAGCCGATCGAGCGCCGCGTCCCTGGTCGGTCCTGTGGTGATCACCTTGGCCAACAGCGGGTCGTAGCAGGTCGACACCTCGGTGCCGGACTCGACCCAGCCGTCCACCCGGACGGGTGGCCCGGCGGGCAGGACGACCTCGGTCAGCAGCCCCGCGCTCGGCGCGAACCCGCGCGCCGGGTCCTCCGCGTAGACGCGGGCCTCCACCGCGTGCCCCGTGACCGGGACCGCGCCGCTGGTGGCGCCCTCGGGGAGATGGGGGTCGAGCACCCCGCGCTCGCCGCGCGCCAGCCGCAGCATCCAGGCCACCAGATCGACGCCGGTGACCTCCTCGGTGACCGGATGTTCCACCTGGAGACGGGCGTTGACCTCAAGGAACGACGCCTCTTCGCGGCGCGGGTCGTAGACGAACTCCACGGTGCCCGCCCCTCGGTAGGCGACCGAGGCGGCCAGGGCGCGGGCGGAGGCGTGCAGCCGTGCGCGCAGCGCTTCGGGGAGGTCGGGGGCGGGTGCCTCCTCCACCACCTTCTGGTGGCGGCGTTGGAGCGAGCAGTCCCGGTCGCCCAGCGAGACCACCCGCCCGGTGCCGTCGCCGAAGATCTGCACCTCGACATGGCGGGCGCGCTCCACATAGCGTTCGGCGAAGACGCCGGCGGTGCTGAAGCTGGTCGCGGCCAGCCGACTGACCGCCGCATAGCGCTCGTTGAGTTCCTGGGCGTCGTGGCAGACCCGCATCCCGATGCCGCCCCCGCCGCCGGTGGCCTTGAGGATCACCGGATAGCCGATCTCGTCGGCCGCGGCGACGGCCGCCGCCGCGTCGGGCAGCAGCTCGGTGCCGGGAAAGACGGGCACCCCGGCGGCCCTGGCCGCGGCGCGCGCGGTGTGTTTGGTGCCGAAGATCCGCAGCTGCTCGGGCGTGGGGCCGACGAAGACCAGCCCGGCGGCTGTGACCGCCTCGGCGAACGCGGCGTCCTCGGAGAGGAACCCGTAGCCCGGGTGCACCGCGCCGGCACCGGTGCGGGCCGCGGCCTCCAGCAGGGCGTCCCGCCGCAGATAGCTCTCGCTCGCCGGGGCCGGGCCCAACCGGACGGCCTCGTCGGCGAGGTGGACATGGGGGGCGCCCCGGTCGACGTCCGAGAACACCGCGACCGTGCGCAGTCCCAGCATCCTGGCCGAGCGGATGATCCGGCAGGCGATCTCGCCCCGGTTGGCGACCAACAGGGTCTCGAACGCGGGTGGTCGGGTCATGCGGTGGCCCCCGGCTCAGGCCGGGTGACGACCATCCGCACCGGCGTCGGGTCGAAGGCGTTGCAGGGGTTGTTGATCTGCGGGCAGTTGGAGACCAGGACCAGGGTGTCGACATCGGCACGCACGGCGACCCGTTTGCCCGGGGCCGAGAGGCCGTCCACGATGCCCAGTGCGCCGTCCGGATCGACCGGGACGTTCATGAACCAGTTGATATTGGGCGCCAGATCCCGGGCGGTCAGCCCATGACGTGCCCCTTCGCGGAGAAAGTTTTCTTTGCAGCTGTGTTGATGTTCGGTGTGATGCCCGTAGCGAAGGGAGTTGGACTCCTTGGAGCAGGCGCCGCCCAGGGTGTCGTGCGCGCCCACCTCGTCGTCCACCACGGTCATCAGGGCCTCGCCGGTGTCGGCGCGCAGCACCGATCCGGTGGTGAGGAGGATTCCGCCCTGGCGACGCACGGTCTCCGGCGCCGAGTAGCGCACGGCGGTGTCCCGCGCGGCATAGAGCAGGCAGTCCACGGCCTGGTTCCCCGCCAGATCCACGATGGTCAGCACATCCCCGGCTGCCACCACCGCCGACCAGGGCGCGCGGGCGGCCACCAGCTGGTCGAGCAGCACCTCTCCCGGCACCAACGCCGGTGCGGTGGAAGGGAGTTGCTCCATGCTCGCGGTCATCGCACACCCCTCGCCAGCAGATCGGAATCGGTGTTGGCGATGGCCGCCAGATGCTCGGGGCCCAGCTCGCCCAGCAGCTCCCCGGCGGCCAGCGCCGCGAGGTCCGCCTCGGCGCGCCAGGCCCTGATCTCCAGGGGGGAGCAGCTGAACTCAGCCCTCGGGTCCAGTGGATGCGCGGTGTTGGCGATCAGGACCAGGGTGTCCAGATGGGTCAGCAGCTCGACGGAGCGGCCGGGGCCCGCCGACCCCAGAAAGCCGAGGCGGCCGGCCGCGTCCACCCGCACCCCCTGGAAGAAGGAGACGGACGGCGGCAGGTCACGGACCGTCAGATCGTGCTTGAGCGCGCCCATCAGGAGCAGCTCCCGGCCGGCCGGCGTGGTGGAGAACGGTGCGGACGCGCCGTAGCGCGCGTTGTTGCCGGCCGCGGTGCTGGTGCCGGTGAGCGCGTCATGGTGCCCTTCGGCGGTGTCGGCGACCACCGTGGCCAGCACCCGGCCGAATCCGCTCAGCAGCGGATGCCCGGTGGTGGGATACGCCTGCCAGGGCACCTTGACCGTGTCAGCGACGCTGAGCCGCTCCTGGGTGGCGCCGGCCCGGTGCAGGAGCAGGTGCGCACAGGCGTCGCCGGCCGGGTCGGTCAGCCCCAGCCGGGTGCCCCTGGCCAGCGCGGCGGTGGTGTACCCGCCGGGGGCCACGGTCTCCGCCCAGGTGAGGGGCCCGGGCAGCGGCCCTTCCTGGCCCGGGATCCGGGGTGCGCGCTCCGGGGGCACATGGCGCATATGGGGGGCGACCCGTCCGTGCTGGTCCCGCGCGTGGGCTCTGGCCCCGGCGGTGGTGGCGGTGCCGGCAGCGGCTCCGCCTGGCGTCGATGTCACATCCACTCCCGCGACGATGGTTTCTATCAACTGATCCGAAAGGGTCTCGGCCGTCGATTTCCGCCGGGCCGCCCGGGGCGAGAACAGCGTGTTGCGGGAGGTGGGTTGGTGTTTCCGCCGTATGGCGGAAGGCTCACGCCGGCGCGTCCCGGCGGGCGCCCTCGGCCTCGTCCGGCGCCGTGCCGCCCCTCGTCATCGCGCTCCCCTCCGGGCCGCGAGTGTTTCCGGCGTGTTGCTGGGGTGCTCCGGTGCGGACTCTGGGGGTGCAACCCCAGTACCCGGGTGGGCGGGTGGCGGGACATTGGCCCTTATCGGGACACCGGCTATCGCGACTGCAAAGCAAACGAACGGGGGCGAGGCCGCCTCCAGGTGAGGGACCGGAGGTGCCACCGCGCCGCGAGTCGTCCCGGAACGTCGTAGAGCTGTCGAGTATCCGCAGAAAGGGTCAGGAATGATTACCGTTCCGCAGGAGAACGCCAAGCTGGGCATCGCCGTCGAGGACTTCGACCCGCTCCAGGTGTCTCCCGAGCAACTGACCGAACTGAAGCAACTCGTCTACCAGCACCGGATCGTGGTTCTGCGGAACCAGACGCTCTCCTCGGCCGAGTTCGTCGCCTTCGGCCGGCGCCTGGGCGAGGTGGAGACCTACTACCAGCCGATGTACCACCACGCCGAGCACAAGGAGATCTTCGTCTCCTCCAATGTGAAGAAGGACGGCGAACAGGTCGGAGTGCCGCAGACCGGGAAGTTCTGGCACCACGACTACTCGTTCATGCCCCGGCCGTTCGGGCTCACCCTGATCTACCCCCAGGTCGTGCCCCAGAAGAACCGGGGCACGTTCTTCATCGACATGGCGAAGGCCCACGCGGACCTCACCGACGAGTTGAAGGCCGAGGCGGCCGACACCCGCGTCCTCAACAGCGTGCGGCGCTACTTCAAGATCCGCCCGACCGATGTCTACCGCCCCATCACCGACATCATGGCCGAGGTCGAGCGGGAGACGCCGGCCGTCGCCCACCCCACCGTCTTCAACCACCCGGTCACCGGCGAGACCCTCCTCTATCTGAGCGAGGCCGTCAGCTACCAGATCGAGACCGCCGACGGCCGGCCCGCGCGCGCCGGGCTGCTGGAGGATCTGCTGGAGGCATGCGGCCAGGCGGACACCACCTTCGAGCACGAGAACATCCACCTCCAGACCTTCGACAAGGGCGATCTGCTGGTGTGGGACAACCGGGCGCTCGTCCACCGGGCCCTGCACACCCCGAACCCCGAGCCGACCGTCTCCCACCGCGTCACCGTGCACGACGAGCACCCGTTCTACCCGGGAATCGGCGCCGAATGACGTCCGGGGGGGAGAGAACAGCCATGGAGTTCGGGCACGACAAGGTGCTGCTGGACCGCGTGCTGAAGGTGTACAAGCCGCACTGCCGCTATCTCCTGACGACCTCGGTGCGGGCGGACGGGGACCCGGGGGAGCCCGACGGGCTCATCCGGCTGCGCGGGGACTTCCGTATCTCCGAGTCCTGCTATATCGACGACACCGGCCATTTCAACGCGGTCGAGTTCAATATCTGTTTCAACCAGATGATCTACTTCATCATGGCCAAGTCGCTCCAGGAGCGGGTCCTGGGAGTCTTCTCCTCCTGGGACATGGACACCTTCTGGCGCCGTCAGTTGCCCGACATGTTCATCGTGGACTTCTCCAGCTCGTTCCGACGCCCCATGCGCGGGCGGGAATTCTGGGGGGAGTTGGACATCGTCCGCGCCACCCGGCGCGACGGTGGTAACGGCCCGCTGGTCTTCCTCGACACCCTCTGCCGGTTCGGCGAGGCGGCGGCGCCCGCGTGCCGGGGCAAGGTCCGGCTGGCGCTGCGCGAGCCGGATCCGGGGAGCACATGACGACCGGGGCACCGCGCGCCGAGAGCTGGCGCCCCAGCCCACCGCACCCGCCCACCCCGTGAGCCGAGGAGCACGATGACCAGGACGACCCGCGCACAGACCACACCGCGTTCTCCCACCATCCCCGCCACCGCGGCCCACCACGCTCGGACCCGGCCCGATGACACGGCCATCGAGTGCGGGGGCCGCGTCGTCACCTTTCGTGAATTCCACCAGCGGGGCGAGCACACCGCGCGCGCCCTGCTCGCCGCCGGGATCTCGGCCGGCGACCGGCTGGCCTATCTGGGGCAGGACAGCGAGCACGCCTACGACCTGCTGCTGGCCTGCGCCAGGGTCGGCGCCGTCCTGGTGCCCGTCGACCCCCGGCTGGCGCCCAAGGAGATCGGGCATGTGCTCGCCGACTCCGGCGCGGCGCTGGTCTTCGCCGGCCCCGAACACCTCGCCGACCTGGCCGGGATCGGCCCGGCCGAAGCGGACCGGCCCACCGTCGTCGCGCTGGACGACGCCGGCGACGGCACGCCCACCATCGACGCCTGGCGGGCCACGGGCGCGGCCGGGCACGACGCGCCGCTCCCGGCCGAGCCGGGCCCGGACGGCGAGCTGATCCAGCTCTACACCAGCGGAACGACCGGGGCCCCCAAGGGAGTCGTCCTCTCCCAGGGCTCGTTCTGGGCCATCGGCGACCTGCTGGCCCGGCACGAGTTGGACTGGCTCGACTGGCGCCCGGAGGACCGCAGCCTCAACCTGCTCCCCGGGCATCACGTGGGCGGCCCCTGGTGGTTCCTCCAGGGGTTCAGGGCCGGCGCGACCAACATCATCGCCCAGGGCTTCGAGGTCGAGCGGGTGCTCGCGCTGATCCGGGACGGCGGCGTCACCACCACCCTGGTGGTGCCCTCCATGCTCCGGTTCCTGCTCGCCGAACCCGACGCCGACGCCGAGGCGTTCGCCGGGCTGCGCAAGGTGGTCTACGGCGGCTCGCCGATGCCCGAGGCGCTGTTGGTCGAGTGCCTCAAGGTGATGGGGTGTGAGTTCGCCCAGATCTACGGACTGACCGAGACCTGCGCCTCCGCCGTCTGCCTGCCCCCGGCCGACCACGTACCGGGCAACCCCCGGCTGCGGGCGGCCGGTCGACCCTACCCGGGCGTCGCCGTCGAGACCGTGGACGGCGACGGCCGGCCGCTGCCGCCCGGCGAGGCCGGCGAGGTCAGGATCGACACCCCGGCGGTGATGGCCGGCTACTGGAACCAGCCGGACCAGACCGCCGCCGTGCTGCGGGACGGTTGGCTCCACACCGGGGACGCCGGCTACCTCGACGAGGACGGCTATGTCTATCTCCACGACCGGATCAAGGACGTGATCCTGGTCGCCGGGGAGAACGTCTACCCGGCCGAGGTGGAGTCGGCGCTGCGGACCCACCCCGGGGTGGCCGACGCCGCCGTCGTGGGGATACCGGACGAGGTGCGCGGCGAGGCCGTCCGCGCCTGTGTGGTGCCCCGCCCCGGCGCCCGGCCGACCGTCGGCGAGCTCCGGATCTTCCTCCGGGACCTGCTGGCCGACTACAAGGCGCCCACCGACTACGTGTTCCTGGACGACCTGCCGCGCAACGCGGCGGGGAAGACGTTGCGCCGCCAGCTGCGGGAAGGCTGAGCCACGGCCCGGGCGGGCGCCGGAAGCCCCGCCCGGGCCGCGCGCTGTCAGTCGGGACGCGTGGCCAACTGATCGATCAGCAGCGGAAGTTGACCGTCCCGCAGCGGTGCGGCGGTCGGCTCGGGCGGCGCCTCCCGCTCGGCGCCGCAGAGCGCCTCGTCCAGATGGAGGATCACCGCGAGATCGGCCGGATGTGGCTCCAGGGTGCCGTCCTCGGCCGGTATCCCGTAGTGCGACGCGTTGTAGCCGATCGCGGCCTGGCTCTCCCCGTCCGGGCTGGAGAAGGCCAGCGTCGAGGCGCCCCAGGCGACCCCGTCGTGCCCCCAGAAGGTGCCGCAGGACAGGTTGACCGGATACACCCCAAGACCGTAGGCGCCGATGACATCGCCGTCGAGGTCCTCGACCGGCACCGTCTCCAGC
This region includes:
- a CDS encoding FcoT family thioesterase, with the translated sequence MEFGHDKVLLDRVLKVYKPHCRYLLTTSVRADGDPGEPDGLIRLRGDFRISESCYIDDTGHFNAVEFNICFNQMIYFIMAKSLQERVLGVFSSWDMDTFWRRQLPDMFIVDFSSSFRRPMRGREFWGELDIVRATRRDGGNGPLVFLDTLCRFGEAAAPACRGKVRLALREPDPGST
- a CDS encoding isopenicillin N synthase family dioxygenase; this encodes METTDFTDVPVLDIAPLLTAGHQDRAATIARLGDAGRRVGFAQLVGHGVDPALFDQLLAATRRFFDLPTEAKMRSYIGRSSNHRGYVPIGEEVFAGATPDHKEAFDLSLDLPADDPRYLAGNPLLGPNQWPDLADFREPVLAYYLAVFDLARVLLRAFAEALGEPADRFDRHVSAPPAQLRLIHYPFDAAAQDRPGIGAHTDYECLTLLRPTTGGLEVMNGAGDWLDVPFVENAFVLNIGDLLEVWTNGEFTATTHRVRKVPAERYSFPLFFNVDYDTAVAPLPALVDERQPTQPPLVAGEHLFAQTAQSFRYLRKRLADGSLTLPENARPPASFGQEAKQRQAAHPG
- the scoE gene encoding (3R)-3-[(carboxymethyl)amino]fatty acid oxygenase/decarboxylase, coding for MITVPQENAKLGIAVEDFDPLQVSPEQLTELKQLVYQHRIVVLRNQTLSSAEFVAFGRRLGEVETYYQPMYHHAEHKEIFVSSNVKKDGEQVGVPQTGKFWHHDYSFMPRPFGLTLIYPQVVPQKNRGTFFIDMAKAHADLTDELKAEAADTRVLNSVRRYFKIRPTDVYRPITDIMAEVERETPAVAHPTVFNHPVTGETLLYLSEAVSYQIETADGRPARAGLLEDLLEACGQADTTFEHENIHLQTFDKGDLLVWDNRALVHRALHTPNPEPTVSHRVTVHDEHPFYPGIGAE
- a CDS encoding long-chain-fatty-acid--CoA ligase gives rise to the protein MTRTTRAQTTPRSPTIPATAAHHARTRPDDTAIECGGRVVTFREFHQRGEHTARALLAAGISAGDRLAYLGQDSEHAYDLLLACARVGAVLVPVDPRLAPKEIGHVLADSGAALVFAGPEHLADLAGIGPAEADRPTVVALDDAGDGTPTIDAWRATGAAGHDAPLPAEPGPDGELIQLYTSGTTGAPKGVVLSQGSFWAIGDLLARHELDWLDWRPEDRSLNLLPGHHVGGPWWFLQGFRAGATNIIAQGFEVERVLALIRDGGVTTTLVVPSMLRFLLAEPDADAEAFAGLRKVVYGGSPMPEALLVECLKVMGCEFAQIYGLTETCASAVCLPPADHVPGNPRLRAAGRPYPGVAVETVDGDGRPLPPGEAGEVRIDTPAVMAGYWNQPDQTAAVLRDGWLHTGDAGYLDEDGYVYLHDRIKDVILVAGENVYPAEVESALRTHPGVADAAVVGIPDEVRGEAVRACVVPRPGARPTVGELRIFLRDLLADYKAPTDYVFLDDLPRNAAGKTLRRQLREG
- the uca gene encoding urea carboxylase, which encodes MTRPPAFETLLVANRGEIACRIIRSARMLGLRTVAVFSDVDRGAPHVHLADEAVRLGPAPASESYLRRDALLEAAARTGAGAVHPGYGFLSEDAAFAEAVTAAGLVFVGPTPEQLRIFGTKHTARAAARAAGVPVFPGTELLPDAAAAVAAADEIGYPVILKATGGGGGIGMRVCHDAQELNERYAAVSRLAATSFSTAGVFAERYVERARHVEVQIFGDGTGRVVSLGDRDCSLQRRHQKVVEEAPAPDLPEALRARLHASARALAASVAYRGAGTVEFVYDPRREEASFLEVNARLQVEHPVTEEVTGVDLVAWMLRLARGERGVLDPHLPEGATSGAVPVTGHAVEARVYAEDPARGFAPSAGLLTEVVLPAGPPVRVDGWVESGTEVSTCYDPLLAKVITTGPTRDAALDRLGKALRATTMHGIEVNLGLLAALTEHPEVRAATHHTATLDTVADPTPRITVTRPGLLSTVQDAPGRIGLWQVGVPPSGPMDELSFRLGNAALGNPEGAPGLECTAQGPALSFSHATTVCVTGAPCPVTVDGAEMPLWEPFTVPAGGALDIGAAPGPGLRTYLLFAGGLDVPLYLGSASTFTLGGFGGHGGRALRVGDVLRTGTAAGAPVGQVPADRRPALTDAWELAVTEGPHGAPEFFTHEDIGTLYRSAYTVHFNSARTGVRLDGPQPAWARADGGEAGLHPSNIHDTAYAVGALDFTGDTPILLGPDGPSLGGFVCPVTVIGAERWKLGQLRPGDTVRFVPVRADTAPSRGDLSPARGAARRAVPPDGGDGDDGVLARRPGGDGAPAVTYRRGGDDHLLVEYGEMVLDLALRARVHALHTRLDQLRERGELAGIVDLTPGIRSLQVHTDPDVLPLGKLLGALVEIEGALPATSRLVVPSRRVRLPLSWDDPATREAVERYMTGVRDDAPWCPWNIEFIRRVNGLASVDDVLETVFGAEYLVLGLGDVYLGAPVATPLDPRHRLVTTKYNPARTWTAENSVGIGGAYLCVYGMEGPGGYQFVGRTTQVWSRFRRTPPFAPDRPWLLRFFDRISWYPVSADELLELRADMAAGRARPEIEDGTFSLAAHEQFLAENATSIAAFRARQTAAFARERAQWEAAGEFDRASRAESAAAPPPATELVLPEGGARVDAPFVSNVWRVDVARGEHVKAGQPLLALEAMKMETLVTAPSAGVVHEVVVGAGAQVAAGDPLVVIAPDGEPAGAGR
- a CDS encoding urea amidolyase associated protein UAAP2 yields the protein MTASMEQLPSTAPALVPGEVLLDQLVAARAPWSAVVAAGDVLTIVDLAGNQAVDCLLYAARDTAVRYSAPETVRRQGGILLTTGSVLRADTGEALMTVVDDEVGAHDTLGGACSKESNSLRYGHHTEHQHSCKENFLREGARHGLTARDLAPNINWFMNVPVDPDGALGIVDGLSAPGKRVAVRADVDTLVLVSNCPQINNPCNAFDPTPVRMVVTRPEPGATA
- a CDS encoding urea amidolyase associated protein UAAP1, yielding MTSTPGGAAAGTATTAGARAHARDQHGRVAPHMRHVPPERAPRIPGQEGPLPGPLTWAETVAPGGYTTAALARGTRLGLTDPAGDACAHLLLHRAGATQERLSVADTVKVPWQAYPTTGHPLLSGFGRVLATVVADTAEGHHDALTGTSTAAGNNARYGASAPFSTTPAGRELLLMGALKHDLTVRDLPPSVSFFQGVRVDAAGRLGFLGSAGPGRSVELLTHLDTLVLIANTAHPLDPRAEFSCSPLEIRAWRAEADLAALAAGELLGELGPEHLAAIANTDSDLLARGVR